In Nocardioides sp. zg-1228, a single window of DNA contains:
- a CDS encoding acetyl-CoA C-acetyltransferase: protein MAEAFVYDHIRTPRGRGKAVGTLHEVKPVDLVVGLLDELKTRNPTLDPSRVDDVVLGVVTPIGDQGGDIAKTAALKAGYPETVAGVQLNRFCASGLEAVNQAAQRVRSGFEDLVLAGGVESMSRVPMGSDGGAWAMDPATALQTGFVPQGIGADLIATIEGWGREDVDAYAAESHHRAAKAWANGYFDRSVVPVRDLAGVTVLDRDETVRPDTSVEGLAGLRPSFAQIGRDAGFDDVALEKYHWVPAIDHVHHAGNSSGIVDGAAIVAIGTEEVGTSLGLTPRARIISTAVSGADPTIMLTGPAPAARKALARAGLEVDDIDLWEINEAFAAVAMRFMRDMGISHDVTNVNGGAIAMGHPLGATGAMILGTLVDELARRDQKRGLATLCVGGGMGIATIVELV from the coding sequence ATGGCAGAAGCATTCGTCTACGACCACATCCGCACACCTCGCGGCCGCGGCAAGGCCGTCGGCACGCTCCACGAGGTGAAGCCGGTCGACCTGGTCGTCGGACTCCTCGACGAGCTCAAGACCCGCAACCCCACGCTCGACCCGAGCCGCGTCGACGACGTCGTGCTCGGTGTCGTGACCCCCATCGGCGACCAGGGCGGCGACATCGCCAAGACCGCCGCGCTCAAGGCCGGCTACCCCGAGACCGTCGCCGGCGTGCAGCTCAACCGCTTCTGCGCCTCCGGGCTGGAGGCCGTCAACCAGGCCGCGCAGCGGGTGCGCTCCGGCTTCGAGGACCTCGTCCTGGCCGGTGGCGTCGAGTCGATGAGCCGCGTGCCGATGGGCAGCGACGGCGGCGCCTGGGCGATGGACCCGGCGACCGCGCTGCAGACCGGCTTCGTGCCGCAGGGCATCGGCGCCGACCTGATCGCGACCATCGAGGGCTGGGGTCGTGAGGACGTCGACGCCTACGCCGCCGAGTCGCACCACCGGGCCGCCAAGGCCTGGGCCAACGGCTACTTCGACCGCTCCGTGGTCCCGGTCAGGGACCTCGCCGGCGTGACCGTGCTCGACCGCGACGAGACCGTGCGCCCCGACACGTCGGTCGAGGGGCTCGCCGGGCTCCGCCCGTCGTTCGCGCAGATCGGCCGCGACGCCGGCTTCGACGACGTCGCGCTCGAGAAGTACCACTGGGTCCCCGCGATCGACCACGTGCACCACGCCGGCAACTCCTCCGGCATCGTCGACGGCGCCGCCATCGTCGCGATCGGCACCGAGGAGGTCGGGACGTCGCTCGGCCTGACCCCGCGGGCGCGGATCATCTCGACCGCCGTCTCGGGCGCCGACCCCACGATCATGCTCACCGGTCCCGCGCCCGCTGCGCGCAAGGCGCTGGCCCGGGCCGGCCTCGAGGTCGACGACATCGACCTCTGGGAGATCAACGAGGCGTTCGCCGCCGTCGCGATGCGCTTCATGCGCGACATGGGCATCAGCCACGACGTCACCAACGTCAACGGCGGCGCGATCGCGATGGGCCACCCCCTCGGCGCCACCGGCGCGATGATCCTCGGCACCCTCGTCGACGAGCTCGCCCGCCGCGACCAGAAGCGCGGCCTCGCCACGCTGTGCGTCGGTGGCGGGATGGGCATCGCCACCATCGTCGAGCTCGTCTGA
- a CDS encoding helix-turn-helix domain-containing protein, translating into MDTELHADQPTRRDDELLTLDQLTERTGVSARNVRFYASRGLVPPPVRRGRSGYYGPDHVARLELVRELQGHGFTLSAIERYVEQIPATATPSDIARHLSLLAPVTGDRDVDVPGGLSGMGISPEAAAAVAEVYAAHGRQVAEELSEIVRTKVWPQFREAGYTAEQLREFIHRLKPLTIAGLVTAYEQAIDESQAAYDGRRPR; encoded by the coding sequence GTGGACACCGAGCTGCACGCCGACCAGCCGACGCGGCGCGACGACGAGCTGCTCACCCTCGACCAGCTCACCGAGCGCACCGGCGTCAGCGCGCGCAACGTGCGCTTCTACGCCTCCCGCGGCCTCGTGCCGCCGCCCGTGCGCCGCGGCCGCTCGGGCTACTACGGCCCCGACCACGTCGCCCGGCTCGAGCTCGTGCGCGAGCTGCAGGGCCACGGCTTCACGCTGTCGGCGATCGAGCGCTACGTCGAACAGATCCCGGCCACCGCCACGCCGTCCGACATCGCGCGCCACCTCTCGCTCCTCGCGCCGGTCACCGGCGACCGCGACGTCGACGTCCCCGGCGGCCTGTCGGGGATGGGCATCTCCCCCGAGGCCGCCGCGGCCGTCGCGGAGGTCTACGCCGCCCACGGGCGCCAGGTCGCCGAGGAGCTCTCCGAGATCGTGCGCACCAAGGTCTGGCCCCAGTTCCGCGAGGCCGGCTACACCGCCGAGCAGCTGCGCGAGTTCATCCACCGGCTCAAGCCGCTCACCATCGCGGGACTGGTGACGGCCTACGAGCAGGCGATCGACGAGAGCCAGGCGGCGTACGACGGCAGGCGGCCGCGATGA
- a CDS encoding cation:proton antiporter yields MTGGAVYLLLGLSLLLAIVLPQLVHRVPVSPPMVLVALGMAIGLLPIDDSVSLDPQDHHTLITHVTEFTVLVSLMGVGLAIDRRFDPRSWRSWLSWSPVWRLLLVAMPLTILGVALIGWWVAGLVPAVALLLGAALAPTDPVLASDVQVGEPLTEDVDDGEGPGPTRRDDEDDDIRFSLTAEAGLNDGLAFPFVHLALLLLAGGFGLADAGAWLGWYVLGKIAIGVVVGLAIGWLLGRQAFRSRSDSLRLADHGEPMLALAALLAAYGATEVVGGYGFLGVFVCAMSLRATHRGHSYQRAMHGVVERLERLMTLLVLLVLGMAMTRGLLEHLDWRGVAVGLGLVLVVRPLAGWIAVGVLPRSEHLDGGLNRGEMAAVSFFGVRGVGSLFYLGYAVSHEHVPGEAWLWSTVAFTVIASVLLHGVTATPAMARLDARRAARASARSTGGSGPA; encoded by the coding sequence ATGACGGGCGGGGCGGTCTACCTCCTGCTCGGCCTGTCCCTGCTCCTCGCGATCGTCCTGCCCCAGCTGGTCCACCGGGTCCCCGTGTCGCCGCCCATGGTGCTCGTCGCCCTCGGCATGGCCATCGGCCTGCTGCCGATCGACGACTCGGTGAGCCTCGACCCGCAGGACCACCACACCCTGATCACCCACGTCACCGAGTTCACGGTGCTGGTCTCGCTGATGGGCGTCGGCCTGGCGATCGACCGCCGCTTCGATCCCCGGTCGTGGCGCTCGTGGCTGTCCTGGTCGCCGGTGTGGCGGCTGCTGCTGGTCGCCATGCCGCTGACCATCCTCGGCGTCGCGCTGATCGGCTGGTGGGTCGCCGGGCTGGTGCCGGCCGTCGCCCTGCTCCTCGGCGCCGCGCTCGCGCCCACCGACCCGGTGCTCGCCTCCGACGTGCAGGTCGGCGAGCCGCTGACCGAGGACGTCGACGACGGCGAGGGTCCCGGCCCGACGCGCCGCGACGACGAGGACGACGACATCCGGTTCTCGCTGACCGCGGAGGCCGGGCTCAACGACGGCCTCGCCTTCCCCTTCGTGCACCTCGCCCTGCTGCTGCTCGCCGGCGGGTTCGGCCTCGCGGACGCGGGCGCCTGGCTCGGCTGGTACGTCCTCGGCAAGATCGCCATCGGCGTCGTGGTGGGCCTCGCGATCGGATGGCTGCTGGGCCGGCAGGCCTTCCGCTCCCGCAGCGACTCGCTCCGGCTCGCCGACCACGGGGAGCCGATGCTGGCGCTCGCCGCGCTGCTCGCGGCGTACGGCGCCACGGAGGTGGTCGGCGGCTACGGCTTCCTCGGCGTCTTCGTGTGCGCGATGAGCCTGCGCGCCACCCACCGCGGCCACTCCTACCAGCGCGCGATGCACGGGGTCGTCGAGCGCCTGGAGCGGCTGATGACCCTGCTCGTGCTGCTGGTGCTGGGCATGGCGATGACCCGTGGGCTCCTCGAGCACCTCGACTGGCGCGGCGTGGCCGTGGGCCTGGGACTCGTCCTCGTCGTACGCCCCCTCGCCGGCTGGATCGCCGTGGGCGTGCTGCCCCGCAGCGAGCACCTCGACGGGGGCCTCAACCGCGGCGAGATGGCGGCCGTGTCGTTCTTCGGGGTCCGGGGCGTGGGGTCGCTGTTCTACCTCGGCTACGCCGTCAGCCACGAGCACGTGCCGGGTGAGGCGTGGCTGTGGTCGACGGTCGCCTTCACGGTGATCGCGTCGGTGCTGCTGCACGGCGTCACCGCGACCCCGGCGATGGCGCGGCTCGACGCCCGCCGCGCGGCCCGCGCCTCGGCTCGATCGACCGGCGGGTCAGGACCCGCCTGA
- a CDS encoding NAD(P)H-binding protein: MATVLVTGATGFIGRRLVPALIDAGHDVRAMTRRPESYDGPGEPVGADVGDRASLDEALRGVDVAIYLVHSLDDPDFERKDADAARSFSAAAAAAGVRQIVYMGGLGHDSDELSAHLRSRREVEELLGRDGVPVTVLRAAIVVGHGGISWEMTRQLVKNLPAMVVPKWVATRTQPIAIDDVVRYLAGVVDHPDALGRVFEIGGTEQLTYLDMMRVAAEAAGGRRIPIVVVPVLTPRLSSYWLALVTDVDATTGRNLIDSMSTEVVVRDTSIRDVVPGEPLSYRESVRRALAERAASEEQR, encoded by the coding sequence ATGGCCACCGTCCTCGTCACCGGCGCCACCGGCTTCATCGGCCGCCGCCTGGTCCCCGCCCTGATCGACGCCGGCCACGACGTCCGGGCGATGACCCGGCGCCCGGAGTCGTACGACGGCCCGGGCGAGCCGGTCGGCGCCGACGTCGGCGACCGCGCGTCGCTCGACGAGGCGCTGCGCGGCGTGGACGTGGCGATCTACCTCGTCCACTCCCTCGACGACCCCGACTTCGAGCGCAAGGACGCCGACGCGGCGCGCAGCTTCAGCGCCGCCGCGGCGGCGGCCGGGGTGCGGCAGATCGTCTACATGGGCGGTCTCGGGCACGACAGCGACGAGCTGTCCGCCCACCTGCGCTCGCGCCGCGAGGTCGAGGAGCTGCTGGGTCGCGACGGCGTGCCGGTGACCGTGCTGCGCGCGGCGATCGTCGTGGGCCACGGCGGCATCTCGTGGGAGATGACCCGCCAGCTCGTCAAGAACCTGCCCGCCATGGTGGTGCCCAAGTGGGTCGCGACGCGCACCCAGCCGATCGCCATCGACGACGTCGTGCGCTACCTCGCCGGGGTCGTCGACCATCCCGACGCCCTCGGCCGGGTCTTCGAGATCGGCGGCACCGAGCAGCTCACCTACCTCGACATGATGAGGGTGGCCGCCGAGGCGGCCGGCGGACGCCGCATCCCCATCGTGGTGGTGCCCGTGCTGACGCCGCGGCTGTCGTCGTACTGGCTGGCGCTGGTCACCGACGTCGACGCCACGACCGGGCGCAACCTCATCGACTCGATGTCGACCGAGGTGGTCGTGCGCGACACCTCGATCCGCGACGTCGTGCCCGGGGAGCCGCTGTCCTACCGCGAGTCGGTGCGCCGGGCGCTGGCCGAGCGGGCGGCCTCAGAAGAGCAGCGGTAG
- a CDS encoding CPBP family intramembrane glutamic endopeptidase yields MRSWIQRSLWDVVPRDQRDTAAAFRRRQVVAAVVVLVGAIVLGWSLRLEPGGSTFYVAAVVLAGVWAAGAFLSGRLHLGRIAGDGEVFIRPILAPIMLGLLMVGVFVLGALVVREIDPLATYVSSVLEYADQGSLTLLAAITFVNGIAEELFFRGAMYAAIPRHPVLWTTLAYVVATLATGNVMLAFAAILLGTVCGLERRASGGVLAPILTHITWSLSMLFLLPLLF; encoded by the coding sequence ATGCGCTCCTGGATCCAGCGGTCGCTGTGGGACGTCGTCCCGCGCGACCAACGTGACACCGCCGCCGCCTTCCGCCGGCGGCAGGTCGTCGCGGCGGTCGTCGTCCTCGTCGGGGCGATCGTCCTGGGGTGGTCGCTGCGCCTCGAGCCGGGCGGCAGCACCTTCTACGTCGCCGCGGTCGTGCTGGCCGGCGTCTGGGCGGCCGGCGCGTTCCTGTCCGGCCGGCTCCACCTCGGCCGGATCGCCGGCGACGGCGAGGTGTTCATCCGGCCGATCCTGGCGCCGATCATGCTCGGGCTGCTGATGGTCGGGGTCTTCGTCCTCGGCGCGCTGGTGGTGCGCGAGATCGACCCGCTGGCGACCTACGTCAGCTCGGTCCTGGAGTACGCCGACCAGGGCTCGCTGACGCTGCTGGCCGCCATCACGTTCGTCAACGGCATCGCCGAGGAGCTGTTCTTCCGGGGCGCGATGTACGCCGCGATCCCGCGTCACCCGGTCCTGTGGACCACGCTCGCCTACGTCGTGGCGACGCTGGCCACCGGCAACGTGATGCTGGCCTTCGCCGCCATCCTGCTCGGCACGGTCTGCGGCCTGGAACGACGGGCCAGCGGCGGCGTGCTGGCGCCGATCCTGACCCACATCACCTGGTCGCTCTCGATGCTGTTCCTGCTACCGCTGCTCTTCTGA
- a CDS encoding LLM class flavin-dependent oxidoreductase, giving the protein MADFDFSVLGTREHPTLGLDTFGDAPLEGAPGNHPETLRQVVAEAVLADRVGVDYLGLGEHHRPDFAISAPDVVLAAIAGQTERIRLGTGVTVLSSDDPIRVYQRFATLDAVSGGRAEVQLGRGSFIESFGLFGLELSDYDRLFAEKLDLFAALQDEGPVTWEGTVRPPLSAQRVYPTTAAGRVPAWIGVGGTPQSVVRAAQYGMPLMLAVIGGSPASFVQLAELYREALGRMDLPELPIGMHSPGHVAATDDEAREQLYPHQAELYTRLGRERGWPPYSRIQFEQAAAPQGALFVGSPETVAQKIAWAARTLGLSRFQLKYSVGGLAHEHRMESVRLYGEEVVPRVRELLASS; this is encoded by the coding sequence ATGGCCGACTTCGACTTCTCCGTGCTCGGTACGCGCGAGCACCCCACGCTGGGCCTCGACACGTTCGGCGACGCCCCGCTCGAGGGCGCCCCGGGCAACCACCCGGAGACGCTCCGCCAGGTCGTCGCCGAGGCGGTGCTCGCCGACAGGGTCGGCGTCGACTACCTCGGCCTCGGCGAGCACCACCGCCCCGACTTCGCGATCTCCGCCCCCGACGTCGTGCTCGCCGCGATCGCCGGGCAGACCGAGCGGATCCGCCTCGGCACCGGCGTGACCGTGCTGTCCTCCGACGACCCGATCCGCGTCTACCAGCGCTTCGCCACCCTGGACGCCGTGTCGGGCGGGCGGGCCGAGGTGCAGCTCGGGCGCGGCTCGTTCATCGAGTCCTTCGGCCTCTTCGGTCTCGAGCTCTCCGACTACGACCGGCTCTTCGCCGAGAAGCTCGACCTCTTCGCCGCGCTGCAGGACGAGGGCCCGGTGACCTGGGAGGGCACCGTCCGGCCGCCGCTCTCCGCCCAGCGCGTCTACCCGACCACGGCGGCCGGCCGCGTGCCGGCGTGGATCGGCGTCGGCGGCACACCGCAGTCGGTGGTGCGCGCCGCGCAGTACGGCATGCCGCTGATGCTGGCGGTGATCGGCGGCTCGCCCGCGTCGTTCGTCCAGCTCGCCGAGCTCTACCGCGAGGCGCTCGGGCGCATGGACCTGCCCGAGCTGCCGATCGGCATGCACTCCCCGGGCCACGTCGCCGCCACCGACGACGAGGCGCGCGAGCAGCTCTACCCCCACCAGGCCGAGCTCTACACCCGGCTGGGCCGCGAGCGCGGCTGGCCGCCCTACTCCCGCATCCAGTTCGAGCAGGCCGCCGCGCCGCAGGGCGCGCTGTTCGTCGGCTCGCCGGAGACGGTCGCGCAGAAGATCGCCTGGGCGGCGCGGACGCTGGGGCTCTCCCGCTTCCAGCTGAAGTACTCCGTCGGCGGGCTCGCGCACGAGCACCGCATGGAGTCGGTGCGCCTCTACGGCGAGGAGGTCGTGCCGCGGGTGCGCGAGCTCCTCGCGTCGTCCTAG